The following is a genomic window from Verrucosispora sp. WMMD573.
GCGAGTCGGGTGCGGAATCGCCGCTGGGCGGGGGTTCCGCACCCGGATCCTGCCGGGCGCGGGTGTGCAGCAGCTGCCGGACGTCGGCGATGTCCTTCGGTGAGGTGCGGGCGGCGAGCCAGTACATGACACCTGTGGGGATGAAGAAGAGCTGGAAGGCGGCCAGCCCGACGGCGTAGTTCAGCGGCGGCGGGAAGGCCACCCGCAGCCCGTGGAACGCCACCCCGACCAGGCCGTTGCCGGCCGACCGCCCCACCCCGTTGACCAGGTTGCCGAGGCTGTAGACGGTGCCCCGGTTCTCCGGCGGGTTGACGTCGGCGATCAACGCGAACCAGTTCGGCGAGTTCGCCGAGGTCAGCGCCAGCGCCAGCAACGCGGCGAGCAGGCTCAACCCGACCGTCGGTTCGCTGACCACGCTGCCCAGCACCGCCCGCACCACCGCGCCGGCGCCGGCGCCGTCGGGCACGTCGATGCGCATCGGCACGAAGAACAGCACCAGGTAGAACGGGAGCGCCGCGAAGATGCCGACGGAGGCGACCAACGCCCGGCCCGAGGGCGTACGCCGTTGCAGCGCGTCGCCGATCAGCCCGCCCACGATGGAGAACACCCCACCGAGTTGGAACAGCGCGGCGAAGACGGCGCCCACCACGATGGCGGTCGCCGTGGTGTACCCCTGCTCCTCGGCCCGCTCGCGGAAGAGCACCGGCAGCCAGACCAGCGAGCCGAAGGCGGCCTGCGCGGAGAGTCCCTGGAGGATGAGCCACCGGTTGGTCCGCCGGCCCAGGATGACGGGCAGGTCGGCCCGGCTGATCCGGTAGTCGTAGTCCTCACCGGCGGCGAGCGCGGCGGCCAGTACCGGCTCGCTCTGACCGCGCCGGATGTCGTACGTGAACAGGTAGGCCGCCGTGGCGACCAGCCCGACCACGGTGAGCATCAGGAACGGCCGACGCCAGTCGGTCGCGCCGAGCAGCCCGCCGACGAGGCCGCCGGCCACCGTGCCGACCCCCTGGGAGAGCCCCCAGAAGCTCATCACCAGGCCCCGACGACGAGGCGTGATCAGATCGGTGACGACCGAGTAACCGACCGACCCGACCGCGCCCAGACCCACTGCGGCGAGCAGTTGCGCGGTCAGGAAGGTGGGGTAGTTCCCGGCCAGTGCGCTGCCGCCCGTACCGGCCGCCCACAGCAGTGTGCCGATCATCAGCAACGGCTTGCGGTTGGTACGGTCGCCGAAGTACGCCCAACCGACCGCCGCCACCGCGCTGACCAGGAAGCTGATCGCGGTGACCAGGCCGAGCAGCCGTTGCGGCACCTCGAAGGAGTCGGCGATCGCGCCGTACAGCGGGGGCACCAGACCGATCGCCACGTTGTCCAGCGAGGCGAGCAACACGAAGACCACGACGCTGTAGAGCCGACGCGGCGCGCTGCTGCCCCACACCCGCGCGGGTCCGCCTGTGGTCGAGGTCATGCGGGCAGCCAACCAGGACGGGATAACGAGCCGATCACCGGGCCACC
Proteins encoded in this region:
- a CDS encoding MFS transporter, whose translation is MTSTTGGPARVWGSSAPRRLYSVVVFVLLASLDNVAIGLVPPLYGAIADSFEVPQRLLGLVTAISFLVSAVAAVGWAYFGDRTNRKPLLMIGTLLWAAGTGGSALAGNYPTFLTAQLLAAVGLGAVGSVGYSVVTDLITPRRRGLVMSFWGLSQGVGTVAGGLVGGLLGATDWRRPFLMLTVVGLVATAAYLFTYDIRRGQSEPVLAAALAAGEDYDYRISRADLPVILGRRTNRWLILQGLSAQAAFGSLVWLPVLFRERAEEQGYTTATAIVVGAVFAALFQLGGVFSIVGGLIGDALQRRTPSGRALVASVGIFAALPFYLVLFFVPMRIDVPDGAGAGAVVRAVLGSVVSEPTVGLSLLAALLALALTSANSPNWFALIADVNPPENRGTVYSLGNLVNGVGRSAGNGLVGVAFHGLRVAFPPPLNYAVGLAAFQLFFIPTGVMYWLAARTSPKDIADVRQLLHTRARQDPGAEPPPSGDSAPDSLAKP